A segment of the Cyanobacteria bacterium QS_8_64_29 genome:
GCGTCCTGCTGCTGTTTGGATCGACGGTTCTGTTCGATCGCATTACACCACTCAACTATCGGCAAGAGATTCACAATGGCAACGTCGCTGCTGCGGTCGTGATTGCCGCAATTATTCTATCTATGGGCGCCATCGCAGTAGCCAATCTGGCTACCTAATCAGCAGCCTGAGATACCAAATATTATCTTTCATAATTGATGTCTGCTACAACTTACAAAACTTATCGTTTTATTGAGACAAGCTTAATTCTTTTTCCGATCTCGGCTGCTGCCATTCTGGCAACTTTCATACTGTCTTATTTGGGGCGACAGTCTTTGCTCTCCGAAACGGTGACTGCCCGCCCGATAGCCCGGCGAAACTAACGCTTCAGCGCGTTCCAGCCAATCGCCTCGGGGCGCTGCGCATTGACGTGCGCGCCCACGTTGCGAGCGACCGCTGGATCACTTACGAAGTGCAGCTGCGCGCGCGCGATGGCGACATCC
Coding sequences within it:
- a CDS encoding DUF350 domain-containing protein — protein: MLDFLQSVGISTGWTVIGVLLLFGSTVLFDRITPLNYRQEIHNGNVAAAVVIAAIILSMGAIAVANLAT